The Deltaproteobacteria bacterium genome has a window encoding:
- a CDS encoding response regulator codes for MPKARIMVVEDEFILAQGLMTQLAALDYAVTSHHTSGEAAVKAVEKDLPDLILMDIVMPGKLDGIEAAEEIRKKISVPIVFLTAYSDDETIERAKLTEPFGYLLKPFTERELYIGIEMALHKDKTEKDPKRSWKRSPAIGDFDPDLL; via the coding sequence ATGCCCAAGGCTCGCATAATGGTAGTGGAGGACGAATTCATCCTGGCCCAGGGCCTCATGACCCAGCTGGCGGCCCTGGACTACGCGGTGACGTCCCACCACACTTCCGGGGAGGCGGCGGTGAAGGCTGTTGAAAAGGACCTGCCCGATCTCATACTGATGGACATAGTGATGCCCGGCAAGCTCGACGGAATCGAAGCCGCCGAGGAAATAAGAAAAAAGATCAGCGTGCCCATAGTCTTTCTTACGGCCTATTCGGACGACGAGACCATAGAGCGGGCCAAGCTGACCGAGCCTTTCGGCTACCTTTTGAAGCCCTTCACCGAAAGGGAGCTCTATATCGGCATAGAAATGGCCCTTCACAAGGACAAGACGGAAAAAGACCCGAAGCGGAGCTGGAAAAGAAGCCCGGCCATAGGAGACTTCGACCCGGACCTCCTGTAA
- a CDS encoding 2-hydroxyacyl-CoA dehydratase: MTVNQFGAGRAAFEDAYVTLAYFARIWLSTARLGLRLGPVSMGRAAIRYPWVMAFLKVNSFYGKLIGGRSGIQRRAGAHLVHALQNEGTRAFEELVSRPDRLILNEDLVPPEIFFAMGLSSWFAELLGFILPMFDAGKAEHYIDVAESHGLPPDICSLPRHIMGIALSGHLPKPAAVVTSNSPCDGGMASYNIIAKELDCPVFRLDIPYNFETERAADYFAGELSRLVAWLELYTPGRMDWDALREICEERNRMQEAEAALWDMLKVRPAPLAAEPVYLSHLWGFVVQPGRASSTRLIEAMTEFARKNMEAGQGALKDERFRTLLWGPFPAHLPEIWAWAEKTFGVALLLDSLSYNRLPLIDTKSPESMLKSLGRTIMAGPMARHSRGPAQNYFEDMFFAVENFGADMIWHSGHVGCKNARALMGMLREKCRERRIPLLVMDYDLSDPRAGDLAAVKAQISHFMENVMKTAPLA; the protein is encoded by the coding sequence ATGACAGTGAACCAATTTGGCGCAGGCCGTGCTGCATTCGAGGACGCGTACGTAACGCTTGCCTATTTCGCCAGGATTTGGCTATCCACCGCCAGGCTGGGACTTCGCCTGGGTCCGGTTTCAATGGGCCGAGCGGCCATCCGTTATCCCTGGGTGATGGCCTTTTTGAAGGTGAATTCCTTTTACGGAAAGCTTATAGGCGGACGAAGCGGAATCCAGAGAAGGGCCGGCGCCCATTTGGTCCATGCCCTTCAAAACGAGGGCACCAGGGCGTTTGAGGAACTGGTCTCAAGGCCCGACCGTCTCATACTGAACGAGGACCTGGTACCCCCGGAGATTTTTTTCGCCATGGGGCTTTCCTCCTGGTTCGCCGAGCTTCTGGGTTTCATCCTTCCCATGTTCGACGCCGGAAAGGCCGAGCATTACATAGACGTGGCCGAAAGCCACGGCCTTCCCCCAGACATTTGCAGCCTCCCCCGCCACATCATGGGCATAGCCCTTTCCGGCCACCTTCCGAAGCCTGCCGCAGTGGTCACTTCAAATTCGCCCTGCGACGGCGGAATGGCCTCCTACAACATAATCGCCAAAGAGCTCGACTGCCCTGTTTTCCGCCTGGACATCCCCTATAATTTTGAAACGGAGAGGGCTGCGGATTATTTCGCTGGCGAGCTTTCGCGCCTGGTCGCGTGGCTGGAACTTTACACCCCCGGACGCATGGACTGGGACGCCTTGCGCGAAATCTGCGAGGAGCGCAACCGGATGCAGGAGGCCGAGGCCGCCCTGTGGGACATGCTGAAGGTGAGGCCCGCGCCCCTGGCCGCCGAGCCCGTGTATCTCTCCCACCTGTGGGGTTTCGTGGTGCAGCCGGGCAGGGCCTCGTCCACCCGGCTTATAGAGGCCATGACGGAATTTGCCCGTAAAAACATGGAGGCGGGGCAGGGGGCCCTGAAAGATGAGCGCTTCCGCACCCTTTTATGGGGGCCTTTTCCCGCCCACCTGCCCGAAATCTGGGCCTGGGCCGAGAAAACCTTCGGGGTGGCCCTTCTTCTGGACAGCCTTTCCTACAACAGGCTTCCGCTAATCGATACAAAAAGCCCCGAATCCATGCTGAAAAGCCTTGGAAGGACCATAATGGCCGGACCCATGGCGAGGCATTCCAGAGGGCCCGCGCAAAACTACTTTGAAGACATGTTCTTCGCGGTGGAAAACTTCGGGGCGGACATGATCTGGCATTCCGGCCACGTGGGCTGCAAGAACGCGAGGGCGCTTATGGGCATGCTCCGGGAAAAATGCCGGGAAAGGCGGATTCCCCTACTGGTGATGGATTATGACCTTTCAGACCCCAGGGCTGGTGATTTGGCGGCGGTGAAGGCCCAGATAAGCCACTTCATGGAAAACGTCATGAAAACCGCGCCGCTTGCCTGA
- the topA gene encoding type I DNA topoisomerase has protein sequence MDKPLVIVESPTKVKTLKKYLGGKFNVEATVGHIVDLPPKEIGIDVEHGFEPKYEVIPGKGKVVANLRKAASNSTEIYLAPDPDREGEAIAWHTAKILEKKGRVFHRVLFHELTESAIKKAMAEPVELDRHKFDAQQIRRTLDRLVGYQVSPLLWRKVKSGLSAGRVQTVAVRLICERERAIWAFVPEEYWSITAHLQKDGPPTFLAGLRTKDKKKITVKNGDEAAAIVAALNGLDFVVEKVDKKRVKKNPLPPFTTSKMQQEAINKLRMTAKKTMSVAQSLYEGVELGPGEPVGLITYMRTDSTRIAPEAAHEALAYIGETFGKDYRPDAPRFFKNTKKVQDAHEAIRPTSVYNSPEKVAQFLTPDQLKLYRLIWQRFVASQMQPALLDKTTISISAGPYGFVATGQIMVFPGFTVLYESVEDASDKDDSRLPMMDAGDALKRLKIEPKQHFTQPPPRFSEASLVKELEEKGIGRPSTYAAILSTIRDKSYVELVKGYFRPTELGFVVNDILVASFTREFDVTFTAAMEDDLDRVETAQAEPLEILDRFYGHFREALKAAASEMVNVKGVGLTANMNCPQCGKPVNIKLGKNGPFLACTGYPDCKFTSNYTRDEKGQVKAEIVELPELEETEACEKCGKPMAVRQGKFGPFLACTGYPKCKNTKNLNGNGGKAEPASSASTGVKCPQEACTGELVEKKSRQGKIFYSCNRYPDCNFATWDKPVPKPCPACGSPFLVEKTSKKEGLYLACPNRQCKHKETLGG, from the coding sequence TTGGACAAGCCCCTGGTCATAGTGGAATCACCCACCAAGGTGAAGACGCTTAAAAAATATCTTGGCGGAAAATTCAACGTGGAGGCCACGGTGGGCCACATTGTTGACCTTCCGCCCAAGGAAATAGGAATAGACGTCGAGCACGGATTCGAGCCCAAGTACGAGGTGATTCCCGGCAAGGGCAAAGTGGTGGCCAATCTCAGGAAGGCCGCATCCAACTCCACGGAAATTTACCTCGCCCCCGACCCCGACCGTGAAGGTGAGGCCATAGCCTGGCACACCGCCAAAATCCTGGAAAAAAAGGGCCGGGTCTTTCACAGGGTGCTTTTTCACGAGCTTACCGAAAGCGCCATAAAAAAGGCCATGGCCGAGCCGGTGGAACTCGACCGGCACAAGTTCGACGCCCAGCAGATACGCCGCACCCTGGACCGCCTGGTGGGCTACCAGGTCTCGCCCCTTCTGTGGCGCAAGGTGAAAAGCGGGCTTTCGGCGGGCAGGGTCCAGACAGTGGCCGTGCGCCTCATCTGCGAGCGCGAGCGGGCCATCTGGGCCTTTGTGCCCGAAGAATACTGGAGCATAACCGCCCATCTTCAAAAAGACGGCCCACCCACCTTTCTTGCGGGACTTCGCACCAAAGACAAAAAAAAGATAACGGTGAAAAACGGCGACGAGGCTGCGGCCATTGTCGCGGCCCTAAACGGGCTTGATTTCGTTGTGGAAAAAGTCGACAAAAAGCGGGTCAAGAAAAACCCTCTTCCGCCCTTCACCACCAGCAAAATGCAGCAGGAAGCCATCAACAAGCTTCGGATGACCGCAAAGAAAACCATGAGCGTGGCCCAGTCTCTCTACGAGGGCGTTGAACTCGGCCCCGGCGAGCCCGTGGGCCTCATCACCTACATGCGTACCGACTCCACCAGAATCGCCCCCGAAGCGGCCCACGAGGCCCTGGCCTATATCGGCGAAACCTTCGGCAAGGACTACCGGCCCGACGCCCCCCGCTTTTTCAAGAACACCAAAAAGGTCCAGGACGCCCACGAGGCCATAAGGCCCACCTCGGTTTACAATTCCCCTGAAAAGGTGGCGCAATTCCTTACGCCCGATCAGCTCAAACTCTACCGCCTTATCTGGCAGCGCTTCGTGGCAAGCCAGATGCAGCCGGCCCTATTGGACAAGACCACCATATCGATAAGCGCTGGCCCCTACGGATTCGTGGCAACAGGCCAGATAATGGTCTTTCCCGGCTTCACGGTCCTCTACGAGAGTGTTGAGGACGCCTCCGACAAGGACGACAGCCGCCTTCCCATGATGGACGCCGGGGACGCCTTAAAGCGCCTCAAAATAGAGCCCAAGCAGCATTTCACCCAGCCGCCGCCCCGTTTTTCCGAGGCGAGCCTCGTAAAGGAACTGGAGGAAAAGGGCATAGGCCGCCCCTCCACCTACGCGGCCATTCTTTCCACCATCAGGGACAAGAGCTACGTCGAGCTGGTGAAGGGCTATTTCCGGCCAACGGAACTGGGTTTCGTGGTGAACGACATACTGGTGGCCAGCTTCACCAGGGAATTCGACGTAACCTTCACAGCAGCCATGGAAGACGACCTCGACCGGGTGGAAACCGCCCAGGCCGAGCCCCTGGAAATTCTCGACAGGTTTTACGGGCATTTCAGGGAGGCGCTTAAAGCGGCTGCAAGCGAGATGGTCAACGTGAAGGGCGTGGGGCTAACGGCAAACATGAACTGCCCCCAGTGCGGAAAACCGGTGAACATAAAGCTCGGCAAGAACGGGCCTTTTCTGGCCTGCACGGGCTACCCGGACTGCAAGTTCACGAGCAATTACACCAGGGATGAAAAAGGGCAGGTAAAGGCTGAAATCGTTGAGCTTCCCGAACTGGAAGAAACCGAAGCCTGCGAAAAATGCGGAAAGCCAATGGCCGTGCGCCAGGGAAAATTCGGGCCGTTTCTGGCCTGCACCGGCTACCCCAAGTGCAAGAACACGAAAAACCTGAACGGAAACGGCGGCAAGGCCGAGCCGGCCTCCAGCGCCTCAACCGGGGTCAAATGCCCCCAGGAGGCCTGCACCGGAGAACTGGTGGAAAAAAAATCGCGCCAGGGAAAGATTTTCTACAGCTGCAACCGCTACCCTGACTGCAACTTCGCCACCTGGGACAAGCCCGTCCCCAAGCCCTGCCCCGCCTGCGGCTCGCCCTTTCTTGTGGAAAAAACCAGCAAGAAGGAGGGTCTTTATCTGGCATGTCCCAACCGCCAGTGCAAGCATAAGGAAACCCTGGGGGGCTGA
- the dprA gene encoding DNA-protecting protein DprA, producing MWDKNDPLLPWFFIKSAPGLGNILFKRLYDNLGSPDAILNAGEKALKQAAGLPEKTRAFLLAKQVPDEVKQELEAVRSSYARVATFSDEEYPALLRQIPDPPPYLYYYGDITAASRAVALVGSRDPSRYGLDVTRRMAKDLAEAGVTVVSGGARGIDTAAHEGALEAKGKTVAVLGCGLSVVYPPENQDLFAEIIKDGAVISEFPMNAKPEAWHFPPRNRIISGISAAVVVVEAAARSGSLITARMALEQNREVFAVPGSVASPKSAGTHQLIRQGACLIESARDVLDVLEPIFGHIETALGAGSAQTEKAAPPLPEDEALVYAALESWPVHVDEISRKVKMDAGSLSGILLSLELQGLVCQSPGKLFARGDK from the coding sequence ATGTGGGATAAAAACGACCCGCTGCTTCCCTGGTTTTTCATCAAAAGTGCGCCCGGACTGGGCAATATTTTGTTCAAGCGCCTTTACGACAACCTTGGAAGCCCCGATGCCATATTAAACGCCGGGGAAAAGGCCTTAAAACAGGCCGCTGGCCTGCCTGAGAAAACCAGGGCGTTTCTTCTGGCGAAGCAGGTTCCCGACGAGGTAAAGCAGGAATTGGAGGCGGTGCGCTCCTCTTACGCAAGGGTGGCGACTTTCTCCGATGAAGAATATCCCGCGCTGTTGCGCCAGATTCCAGACCCTCCGCCTTATCTGTATTACTACGGAGACATTACGGCGGCATCCAGGGCCGTGGCACTTGTCGGCTCACGCGACCCTTCCCGCTACGGGCTTGATGTCACCCGGCGCATGGCGAAGGACCTTGCCGAAGCGGGAGTCACAGTTGTTTCGGGCGGGGCCAGGGGAATCGACACCGCCGCCCACGAGGGGGCGCTTGAGGCAAAGGGAAAAACCGTCGCGGTTCTGGGATGCGGGCTTTCGGTGGTCTATCCCCCTGAAAACCAGGACCTTTTCGCGGAAATCATAAAAGACGGGGCCGTGATCTCGGAATTTCCCATGAACGCCAAGCCGGAGGCCTGGCATTTTCCGCCCCGAAACCGGATAATCTCCGGGATTTCGGCAGCGGTGGTTGTTGTTGAGGCCGCCGCCAGAAGCGGCTCCCTCATCACCGCCCGTATGGCACTGGAGCAGAACCGGGAGGTCTTCGCGGTACCCGGCTCCGTGGCTTCCCCCAAAAGCGCGGGGACCCACCAGCTCATCCGCCAGGGGGCCTGCCTGATAGAATCCGCCAGGGATGTCCTGGACGTGCTGGAGCCCATTTTCGGGCATATCGAAACAGCCCTGGGCGCGGGATCCGCCCAAACGGAAAAGGCCGCGCCACCTCTTCCCGAAGACGAAGCCCTGGTGTACGCAGCCCTTGAATCATGGCCCGTTCACGTGGATGAAATAAGCCGCAAGGTTAAAATGGACGCCGGAAGCCTTTCCGGCATTCTTCTGTCCCTTGAACTTCAGGGCCTGGTTTGCCAGAGCCCCGGAAAACTGTTTGCGCGAGGCGATAAATAA
- the secF gene encoding protein translocase subunit SecF: protein MQFIKPDINIDFLSKKWIAIGLSTLVNIAAILILVINGGPKMGIDFAGGTQVVVKFSQATNADAIRKTLDKVGLGTSSIQQFGLAEEKTFAIKGGESEADAATSEFGLKVDEALKKSYGANFEVIGKDAVGPQVGRDLWDKALNAMFYSMIFMLIYISGRFEMQWLPSAVMSAIILGTMYVLSLFGIHMYALMAIALVIAVVCFYFFKLRAAMGAIVGLLHDTLLTVGILALLGKEFNLQIVAAILTIIGYSVNDTIIVFDRVRENTTKYARMPLEAVINRSVNETLSRTVLTSGVTLLTVFAIFFLGGEVLHDFALAIIIGFIAGTYSSIFIACPFLLFWRGGNKAVGADMMAK, encoded by the coding sequence ATGCAGTTCATAAAGCCCGACATCAACATAGATTTCCTCAGCAAGAAGTGGATCGCCATAGGCCTTTCCACCCTGGTCAACATAGCCGCCATTCTTATCCTGGTAATCAACGGCGGCCCCAAAATGGGCATCGACTTTGCGGGCGGCACCCAGGTTGTGGTGAAGTTCTCCCAGGCCACCAACGCCGACGCCATAAGAAAGACCCTGGACAAGGTGGGCCTTGGAACCAGTTCAATCCAGCAGTTCGGACTTGCCGAAGAGAAAACCTTCGCCATCAAGGGCGGCGAATCAGAGGCCGACGCAGCAACCTCCGAATTCGGCCTCAAGGTTGACGAGGCCCTCAAAAAGAGCTACGGGGCCAATTTTGAGGTTATAGGCAAGGACGCGGTCGGACCCCAGGTAGGGCGCGACCTCTGGGACAAGGCCTTAAACGCCATGTTCTATTCCATGATCTTCATGCTGATCTACATTTCGGGCCGCTTTGAAATGCAGTGGCTGCCCTCGGCTGTCATGAGCGCGATAATTTTGGGGACCATGTACGTTCTGTCCCTTTTCGGCATCCACATGTATGCGCTCATGGCCATCGCTCTTGTAATCGCCGTGGTCTGTTTCTACTTTTTCAAGCTAAGGGCCGCCATGGGCGCAATTGTGGGGCTTTTGCACGACACCTTGCTGACGGTGGGGATACTGGCCCTTCTCGGCAAGGAGTTCAACCTCCAGATCGTTGCGGCCATCCTCACCATCATCGGTTATTCGGTCAACGACACCATCATCGTTTTCGACAGGGTGAGGGAAAACACCACCAAGTACGCAAGGATGCCCCTTGAAGCCGTCATCAACAGAAGCGTCAACGAAACCTTAAGCCGCACCGTGCTCACTTCCGGCGTAACCCTCCTTACGGTGTTCGCCATCTTTTTTCTCGGCGGTGAGGTTCTTCACGATTTCGCCCTGGCAATCATTATAGGCTTCATTGCAGGAACCTATTCATCAATATTCATCGCCTGCCCCTTTCTGCTTTTCTGGCGGGGCGGCAACAAGGCCGTTGGGGCGGACATGATGGCCAAATGA
- the secD gene encoding protein translocase subunit SecD: protein MRNFTWRVALVIAVMAVGIALLAPSIDYYRNKKEGDSPTKENTLWPHKVFNLGLDLQGGMHLVMEVQTEKAVETMMERKVHALYEALRKARIPHSDIERVEGDKISVTLNGPEAEKSFRDLLSKEHPEISYTSRIEGNDRIGTLTMLEVEKDRIKKSSVEQATEIIRNRVDTLGVTEPQIRRQGERRILVELPGVKDPQRAKDIIGTAAQLEFKLVDDEHDAAQYEAGERLPRGTEILEIESRDAETGVVTRSKMMVKKKTLMTGDTITKAEVKLDSQNGSPYVAIKFNSMGATMFERITGINKDKRLAIVLDGVVKSAPVIREKIAGGACIIEGSFTDAEAHDLVIVLRTALPAPVKAIEERIVGPSLGRDSIKSGLIAGIVGVCFVFVFMAIYYMGAGVAADFALILNTLLIGAGLAAFSATLTLPGIAGIILTLGMAVDANVLINERIREELRTGKTIAAAIESGYGRAMYAIIDSNVTTIATALILFQFGTGPIKGFAVTLILGLVSSLFTAIVVTRIIFDYFVFYRRVKKLSI, encoded by the coding sequence TTGAGAAACTTCACGTGGCGCGTGGCGCTGGTGATCGCCGTTATGGCCGTGGGCATAGCCTTGCTCGCGCCTTCCATAGATTACTACCGCAACAAGAAGGAAGGCGACAGCCCCACCAAGGAAAACACCCTCTGGCCCCACAAGGTCTTCAACCTTGGCCTTGATCTCCAGGGCGGAATGCACCTTGTGATGGAGGTCCAGACGGAAAAGGCCGTGGAGACCATGATGGAGCGGAAGGTCCACGCGCTTTACGAGGCCCTTCGCAAGGCCCGCATCCCCCACTCGGACATAGAGCGCGTGGAAGGCGACAAGATATCCGTCACCTTGAACGGGCCTGAGGCTGAAAAGTCCTTCAGGGACCTGCTTTCAAAGGAACATCCGGAAATTTCCTACACCAGCAGGATTGAAGGAAACGACCGGATCGGCACGCTGACCATGCTGGAGGTGGAAAAGGACCGCATCAAAAAAAGCTCGGTTGAGCAGGCCACGGAGATCATCAGAAACCGCGTGGACACCTTGGGCGTCACCGAGCCCCAGATCCGCCGCCAGGGCGAGCGCCGCATACTGGTCGAGCTTCCGGGCGTCAAAGACCCCCAGCGGGCCAAGGACATAATCGGCACCGCAGCCCAGTTGGAGTTCAAGCTGGTTGACGACGAGCACGACGCGGCCCAGTACGAGGCCGGGGAGCGCCTGCCGCGCGGCACCGAGATTCTCGAAATAGAGAGCAGGGATGCTGAAACCGGCGTGGTCACGCGCTCCAAGATGATGGTCAAGAAAAAGACCCTCATGACCGGCGACACTATCACCAAGGCGGAAGTAAAGCTCGACAGCCAGAACGGCTCTCCCTACGTGGCCATCAAGTTCAACTCCATGGGCGCCACCATGTTCGAGCGGATAACCGGCATCAACAAGGACAAGCGCCTCGCCATAGTTCTGGACGGCGTAGTTAAATCCGCCCCGGTGATCCGGGAAAAGATAGCTGGCGGAGCCTGCATCATAGAAGGCAGCTTCACCGACGCAGAGGCCCACGACCTGGTCATCGTCCTACGCACGGCACTTCCCGCGCCGGTCAAGGCCATTGAAGAACGCATAGTCGGGCCGAGCCTTGGGCGCGACTCCATAAAAAGCGGCCTCATCGCGGGCATTGTGGGCGTCTGCTTCGTTTTCGTTTTCATGGCCATTTACTACATGGGCGCTGGCGTTGCCGCCGATTTCGCCCTCATCCTGAACACGCTTCTGATCGGCGCGGGCCTTGCGGCTTTTTCAGCCACCCTTACCCTTCCGGGCATCGCTGGTATAATCCTCACCCTTGGTATGGCGGTGGACGCCAACGTCCTTATCAACGAACGCATCCGGGAGGAACTGCGAACGGGTAAAACCATCGCCGCCGCCATTGAATCGGGTTACGGGCGCGCCATGTACGCAATCATAGACTCGAACGTCACAACCATCGCAACGGCCCTCATCCTGTTCCAGTTCGGGACCGGACCCATCAAGGGTTTTGCGGTAACGTTGATTCTGGGTCTTGTTTCAAGCCTTTTCACGGCCATTGTGGTTACGCGGATAATCTTCGATTACTTCGTGTTTTACCGCCGCGTGAAGAAGCTCTCCATTTGA
- the yajC gene encoding preprotein translocase subunit YajC produces the protein MFDTAYAMAPAPSGAGGQAGGGGASVFILLFLMFFIFYFLVIRPQQKEAKKQQKMRDTLKKEDRVITAGGMYGKVVGVDDTTVTLEIAEKTRVKFQKAAVATVIQSAAKGGDDEDNNKKK, from the coding sequence TTGTTCGACACAGCTTATGCAATGGCCCCGGCCCCTAGCGGCGCGGGCGGACAGGCCGGAGGAGGAGGCGCAAGCGTCTTCATCCTGCTTTTTCTCATGTTTTTCATCTTCTACTTTCTGGTGATACGGCCCCAGCAGAAGGAGGCCAAAAAACAGCAGAAGATGAGGGATACCCTGAAAAAGGAAGACCGGGTCATCACCGCCGGAGGCATGTACGGCAAGGTGGTGGGCGTTGACGACACGACCGTGACCCTGGAAATCGCCGAAAAGACCCGCGTGAAGTTCCAGAAAGCGGCGGTGGCCACGGTCATACAGTCGGCGGCAAAGGGCGGCGACGACGAAGACAACAACAAAAAGAAATAA
- a CDS encoding adenylosuccinate lyase — translation MIERYTREEMGRLWTDQSRFSAWLKVEVLACRAWAELGRIPVEAVEIIEKKAGFTVDRIFEIEKETRHDVIAFLTSVAEHVGPESRYIHLGLTSSDVLDTSFAWLLKEAGGILIKDLDALLSAIKTRAFEHKYTPMMGRSHGIHAEPITFGLKLSVWYEEMKRNRKRLEAAINCVAAGKISGAVGTFANIDPRVEEYVCEKLGLVPEPASTQIVQRDRHAEFFTALALCAASVEKIALEIRHLQRTEVGEAEEFFSKGQKGSSAMPHKRNPIGSENLCGLSRVVRANAFAAMENVALWHERDISHSSVERVIGPDSTILLDYMLARLTGLIEKLVVYPEKMAKNLALSGGLIFSQQVLLLLAEAGFSREDAYRLVQSHAMKAWSENGDFKAAIFADPEISALVPREKLDEVFDVKGHLKHVDFIFNRVFA, via the coding sequence ATGATAGAGCGTTACACAAGAGAAGAAATGGGCCGCCTGTGGACGGACCAAAGCCGTTTTTCAGCCTGGCTGAAAGTTGAAGTGCTGGCCTGCCGGGCTTGGGCCGAGCTTGGGCGCATCCCCGTGGAAGCCGTTGAAATCATAGAGAAGAAGGCCGGTTTCACCGTCGATCGGATTTTCGAGATCGAAAAGGAGACCAGGCACGACGTAATCGCATTTTTAACCAGCGTGGCCGAGCACGTGGGGCCGGAATCCCGCTACATACACTTGGGCCTCACCTCCTCCGACGTTCTGGACACCAGCTTTGCCTGGCTTTTGAAAGAGGCCGGCGGCATCCTTATAAAAGACCTTGATGCGCTTCTTTCAGCCATAAAAACCCGTGCCTTCGAGCACAAGTACACCCCCATGATGGGGCGCTCCCACGGCATCCACGCGGAGCCTATAACCTTCGGCCTCAAGCTTTCCGTGTGGTACGAGGAGATGAAGCGCAACAGAAAGCGCCTGGAGGCCGCGATAAACTGCGTGGCAGCCGGGAAGATTTCCGGGGCCGTGGGCACCTTCGCCAACATAGACCCCCGCGTTGAGGAATACGTGTGCGAAAAGCTGGGCCTTGTCCCGGAACCCGCTTCCACCCAGATAGTACAGCGGGACCGGCACGCGGAATTTTTCACCGCCCTGGCCCTCTGCGCGGCCTCGGTTGAAAAGATCGCCCTGGAGATAAGGCATCTTCAGCGCACCGAGGTAGGCGAGGCCGAGGAATTCTTCTCCAAGGGTCAAAAGGGCTCTTCGGCCATGCCCCACAAAAGGAACCCCATAGGAAGCGAAAACCTGTGCGGGCTTTCCAGGGTGGTCAGGGCCAACGCCTTCGCCGCCATGGAAAACGTTGCCCTTTGGCACGAGCGGGACATCAGCCATTCATCCGTTGAACGGGTGATCGGGCCTGATTCCACGATTTTATTGGATTACATGCTGGCGCGCCTTACCGGGCTTATCGAAAAACTCGTTGTCTACCCGGAAAAAATGGCCAAAAATCTTGCCCTTTCCGGCGGGCTCATTTTTTCCCAGCAGGTTCTTCTTCTGCTTGCCGAGGCCGGTTTTTCGCGAGAGGATGCATACAGGCTGGTACAGAGCCACGCCATGAAGGCCTGGAGCGAAAACGGCGATTTCAAGGCCGCCATTTTCGCTGATCCCGAAATTTCCGCCCTGGTCCCCAGGGAAAAACTTGACGAGGTTTTTGACGTAAAGGGCCATCTGAAACACGTTGATTTCATCTTCAACCGTGTTTTCGCCTAA